The following proteins come from a genomic window of Leptospira bandrabouensis:
- a CDS encoding response regulator has translation MNKAILFVDDEQIILMSLKSQLKKHFGNEYRYETAQNTEEAWSIIEELAEEGIDILIIISDWLMPNQRGDEFLRDVHKTYPEIKKIIISGHIDELSLNQLRGEVDLHSFLNKPWSESDLIKKVEDAIAKIA, from the coding sequence ATGAACAAAGCCATTCTCTTCGTTGATGACGAACAAATCATTCTAATGAGCCTGAAGTCTCAGCTCAAAAAACATTTTGGGAACGAGTATCGTTATGAAACCGCCCAAAATACGGAAGAGGCGTGGTCGATCATCGAAGAATTGGCAGAAGAAGGAATCGATATCCTCATCATTATTTCGGATTGGCTTATGCCCAACCAAAGAGGTGATGAGTTTCTTAGGGATGTCCACAAAACATATCCAGAGATTAAGAAAATAATTATTTCTGGTCATATCGATGAACTCTCACTCAACCAATTGAGAGGAGAAGTAGACCTACATAGTTTTTTAAACAAACCTTGGTCTGAATCGGATTTAATCAAAAAAGTAGAAGACGCCATCGCGAAGATTGCCTAG
- the map gene encoding type I methionyl aminopeptidase codes for MIYIKNKSEIEKMRKAGKFAAELLVYLEPFVKAGVTTLELNDLAEAYTKKNGHRSAPLGYKGFPKSICSSINHVVCHGIPKKEDVLADGDIVNLDVSPIVDGYIGDTSKTFIVGGKSSPEAEKLVADTEKAMWIGIEQVKPGNRIDDIGNAIDDFLTPLGYGIVRDLMGHGVGRNFHEEPQVPHFRSPRKLAKMEAGMIFTVEPMVNLGTWEVNFDKSDKWTVRTRDGKLSAQFEHTVLVTDKGYEILTKV; via the coding sequence GTGATTTACATTAAAAACAAATCTGAAATTGAAAAGATGAGGAAGGCGGGAAAATTTGCCGCCGAACTCCTCGTGTATCTAGAACCTTTCGTCAAAGCTGGGGTCACGACCCTGGAGCTGAACGATCTTGCTGAGGCCTATACCAAAAAAAATGGTCATAGGTCTGCTCCCCTTGGGTACAAAGGGTTTCCGAAATCCATCTGTTCTTCCATCAATCACGTGGTTTGCCACGGAATTCCCAAAAAAGAGGATGTTCTCGCCGATGGAGACATTGTCAATCTAGACGTATCACCAATAGTCGACGGATACATTGGAGACACTTCTAAAACCTTTATCGTGGGTGGAAAATCTAGTCCCGAAGCGGAAAAACTTGTGGCAGATACCGAAAAAGCCATGTGGATCGGAATTGAACAAGTGAAACCAGGAAACCGAATTGATGATATCGGCAATGCCATTGATGATTTTCTTACCCCCCTTGGGTATGGAATTGTTCGGGACCTAATGGGTCATGGAGTAGGACGTAATTTCCATGAAGAACCACAAGTTCCCCATTTTCGATCTCCTAGAAAACTGGCAAAAATGGAAGCGGGAATGATTTTTACTGTGGAGCCAATGGTCAATTTAGGGACTTGGGAAGTGAATTTCGACAAATCCGATAAATGGACCGTTCGCACAAGAGACGGAAAACTTTCGGCTCAGTTTGAACATACCGTTCTTGTCACAGACAAAGGTTACGAAATTCTAACAAAAGTTTGA
- a CDS encoding SpiroCoCo family coiled-coil protein, translated as MGLEVFLLPFLASVAVTIGLRRLDKSNTKLSQLKRYASKLTDEIDGVALQKIQLVKDAGIDLDILVKQSRKVAEDIQSLSSESRDLFEKIRASKDYLSSLSGEMEQIQDLSTQVRREKQYMEEGLSQINSHKRELREVSEDMEALHNESISMLDTFQNKLNLRSDEILQSVAQKMVELESLLETKSDFLDNSLSKIAETAREKLLSHADVMVGETAGRLDHARKEMDLLLESMKYAQGDLDVRLTKFEDTSSLLSDKVDKFDERLEEKYQRASGKLDEKVNLLEKKIQERFDSIFDQVTHTKDSFMKGLSQETDAIKREIEDLSLETLSKRDDIINETRRQADGINQTIIQFQEKYLEAENKLLRQADIRKQELIREIEAFSEEFHRISEELKEEASSLKKSALQELKDFDRELDSVRTNQETVIKTSLFELRKELEERMNSDFKLQKSEMESDLEIVQSQIKNLNESITAQTKDVDEYVEELKSALRESAHEILETAEEKAKESEEIVTEKIRIANANLEQFVSKWEDELGKIREDQNYSIERLQDRLKEIHIEGADLLGEFQNQFQKAKANLDMAAESKTKESISRLEEEAKLARSEVERILKHLEESGESFFNLQEEKMDRLNETIDSKISHQLTKLLDKGNVQLGQLEEKISNHLNTVKRNLDESIKRSKDESKKQIETYQRDYEKSFKEIAKESQDFLKESLDRFQDLKQEIKNGLEDLNDTKEETLFSFQSEMETLKEDILTLSSELETVKEHSDLFASAKQIADESNRAVEEISEALRSLEKNRPDIDLYQSAISEFSELRKEIANELETLKEAQFQTEDIDKQIQILASNLVHVSETMEGFEQSLSEVSSIETRVTKLTAEQSKIESFLSSLQESQDSVFHLVENLEGQKHNARELQARLDILDREIEVVEAREKELTETIRQAENRTSFLVEREAQIDSVERKFDKIEELLGDLSDRHRQILTLQKRLEDLKESSRETKDDLESLLGEADETFEKLSEFLDIVQGAMQNPVPTGKSDRKVSGNPLVERKRATIQSLHDNYQWSSEAISEKLNIEKSLVDNILGVRKK; from the coding sequence ATGGGATTAGAAGTCTTTTTATTGCCTTTTTTAGCCAGTGTTGCGGTGACCATTGGGTTACGTCGTTTGGACAAATCCAACACCAAACTCTCCCAACTCAAACGTTATGCGTCCAAATTGACCGATGAAATTGATGGTGTCGCTCTTCAAAAAATCCAATTGGTGAAAGATGCGGGCATTGACCTCGACATCCTTGTCAAACAGTCCCGAAAAGTGGCCGAAGACATTCAATCTTTAAGTTCCGAATCTCGTGACCTATTCGAAAAAATCCGCGCGAGCAAAGATTACCTCTCTTCTTTATCAGGCGAGATGGAACAAATCCAAGATTTGAGTACCCAAGTACGTCGTGAAAAACAATATATGGAAGAAGGTCTCTCTCAGATCAATTCCCACAAACGAGAGTTACGCGAAGTATCGGAAGATATGGAAGCCCTTCATAATGAATCCATTTCTATGTTGGATACTTTCCAAAATAAACTCAATCTTAGAAGCGATGAAATTTTACAATCTGTCGCACAAAAGATGGTGGAGTTAGAAAGCCTACTCGAAACCAAATCCGATTTTCTAGACAATTCACTTTCCAAAATTGCAGAGACTGCACGCGAAAAACTTTTATCCCATGCAGATGTGATGGTAGGAGAAACTGCCGGACGACTCGACCACGCACGTAAAGAAATGGATTTACTCCTCGAATCCATGAAATATGCGCAAGGGGATTTGGATGTTCGCCTAACAAAATTCGAAGATACATCTTCCCTACTTTCTGACAAAGTGGATAAGTTTGATGAAAGGTTAGAAGAAAAATACCAAAGAGCTTCCGGTAAGTTAGATGAGAAAGTAAACTTACTCGAGAAAAAAATCCAAGAACGTTTTGATTCTATTTTTGACCAAGTCACTCATACAAAAGATTCTTTTATGAAGGGTCTAAGTCAAGAGACAGATGCCATCAAACGAGAAATTGAAGATTTGTCTCTCGAAACACTTTCCAAACGTGATGACATCATCAATGAAACCAGAAGACAAGCTGACGGGATCAACCAAACCATCATCCAATTCCAAGAAAAATATTTGGAAGCAGAGAACAAACTCCTGCGCCAAGCCGACATTCGCAAACAAGAACTCATTCGAGAAATTGAAGCCTTTTCTGAAGAATTCCACCGTATCTCTGAAGAATTAAAAGAAGAAGCAAGTTCTCTCAAAAAAAGTGCCCTGCAAGAACTCAAAGATTTTGATCGTGAGTTAGATTCGGTTCGCACCAACCAAGAAACAGTCATTAAAACTTCTCTTTTTGAATTAAGAAAAGAACTCGAAGAAAGAATGAATTCTGATTTCAAACTCCAAAAGAGTGAAATGGAATCAGATCTTGAGATAGTCCAATCACAAATCAAAAACTTAAACGAATCCATTACAGCACAAACCAAAGATGTGGATGAATATGTGGAAGAGTTAAAATCGGCTCTTCGAGAATCCGCACATGAAATTTTAGAAACAGCAGAAGAAAAAGCCAAAGAATCCGAAGAAATCGTCACAGAAAAGATTCGTATCGCCAATGCCAACTTAGAACAATTTGTCAGCAAATGGGAAGACGAACTCGGTAAAATTCGGGAAGACCAAAATTATAGTATTGAAAGACTCCAGGATCGCCTAAAAGAAATTCATATTGAAGGTGCTGACCTACTCGGTGAATTTCAAAACCAATTCCAAAAAGCAAAAGCTAATTTGGATATGGCAGCAGAGTCCAAAACCAAAGAAAGTATCTCCCGATTAGAAGAAGAAGCGAAACTGGCTCGTAGCGAAGTCGAACGAATCCTCAAACATTTAGAAGAATCGGGTGAATCCTTTTTCAATTTACAAGAAGAGAAAATGGATAGGCTCAATGAAACCATTGATTCTAAAATCTCTCACCAATTGACAAAACTCCTTGATAAAGGAAATGTCCAATTAGGCCAACTGGAAGAAAAAATTTCAAACCATCTAAATACCGTCAAACGCAACTTAGACGAAAGTATCAAACGTTCTAAAGACGAATCTAAAAAACAAATTGAAACTTATCAAAGAGACTACGAAAAGTCTTTCAAAGAGATTGCAAAAGAAAGCCAAGACTTCTTAAAAGAAAGTTTAGATCGTTTCCAGGATTTAAAACAAGAAATCAAAAATGGATTGGAGGATCTAAACGATACCAAAGAAGAAACTCTTTTTAGTTTCCAATCCGAGATGGAAACATTAAAAGAAGATATCTTAACTCTTTCGAGTGAGTTAGAAACGGTCAAAGAACATTCTGATTTATTTGCTTCCGCCAAACAGATTGCAGATGAATCCAATCGTGCTGTAGAAGAAATTTCTGAAGCCCTCCGATCCCTTGAAAAAAATCGACCAGACATTGACCTCTACCAATCGGCAATCTCCGAGTTTTCTGAACTTCGAAAAGAAATCGCAAACGAATTAGAAACTTTAAAAGAAGCTCAGTTCCAAACCGAAGACATCGACAAACAAATACAAATCCTTGCCTCAAACCTAGTCCATGTATCGGAAACGATGGAAGGTTTTGAACAAAGTTTAAGCGAAGTAAGTTCCATTGAAACTCGGGTAACCAAACTCACAGCAGAACAATCTAAAATTGAATCCTTCCTTTCTTCCCTACAAGAGTCACAAGATTCCGTTTTCCATTTGGTAGAAAACTTAGAAGGCCAAAAACACAATGCACGGGAACTCCAAGCCCGCCTCGACATCCTTGACCGCGAAATCGAAGTGGTAGAAGCCCGCGAAAAGGAACTCACAGAAACCATTCGCCAAGCGGAAAACCGCACTTCCTTCCTTGTAGAACGAGAAGCTCAAATTGATTCGGTCGAACGTAAGTTTGACAAAATCGAAGAGCTGCTAGGTGATCTTTCCGACCGCCACCGCCAAATCCTTACCCTCCAAAAACGTCTGGAAGACCTGAAAGAATCCTCACGCGAAACCAAGGATGATTTGGAATCTCTCCTCGGAGAGGCAGACGAAACCTTCGAAAAACTCTCCGAATTCCTGGACATTGTCCAAGGGGCCATGCAAAATCCGGTCCCAACGGGGAAATCAGACCGAAAAGTTTCGGGAAATCCCCTTGTCGAGAGGAAAAGAGCCACCATCCAGAGCCTCCACGACAATTACCAGTGGTCTTCTGAGGCAATTAGCGAAAAATTAAATATTGAAAAATCCCTCGTAGATAACATCCTCGGAGTTAGAAAGAAATAA
- a CDS encoding rubrerythrin, with protein MGSVAVLSNDSIPKVLSDIVANETNHALWLNTLSLLEHLGSRKILLTQSSEETSEMILKHATEEARHALFFKKAARTIRPSFQLGYQNSALVRGTAARIYFAKLDTLVRRSLRKVFPDPKEFTYLAYLYTTTVIEKRAMVVYAAYDEILDKTGSPIRLTNLILEEEGHLSEMSAEMFRMDPNARERLAALEAEESKIFARFWLQIREFSLN; from the coding sequence ATGGGTTCTGTTGCTGTCCTCTCGAATGATTCCATTCCTAAAGTTCTTTCTGACATCGTTGCCAATGAAACCAACCATGCACTTTGGCTGAACACTCTTTCCCTTTTAGAACATCTAGGTTCCAGAAAAATCCTACTCACCCAATCCAGTGAAGAAACTTCGGAGATGATTTTGAAACATGCTACCGAAGAAGCAAGACATGCCCTCTTTTTTAAAAAAGCTGCCCGCACCATAAGACCCAGTTTCCAATTGGGATACCAAAACTCCGCCCTTGTTCGGGGAACTGCGGCAAGAATTTATTTCGCAAAGCTAGACACTTTGGTGCGCCGAAGCCTACGAAAGGTTTTCCCAGACCCAAAAGAATTTACTTACCTTGCTTATTTGTACACCACAACGGTCATTGAAAAAAGAGCTATGGTCGTCTATGCTGCGTACGACGAGATTTTGGACAAAACGGGTTCTCCCATCCGCCTAACCAACCTGATTTTGGAAGAGGAAGGTCACCTTTCCGAAATGAGTGCCGAAATGTTCCGCATGGATCCAAATGCAAGGGAAAGACTTGCCGCTCTTGAGGCAGAAGAATCGAAGATTTTTGCCCGATTTTGGCTCCAAATCCGTGAATTCTCCCTGAATTAA
- a CDS encoding 1-acyl-sn-glycerol-3-phosphate acyltransferase produces the protein MSIKSFIPAKFNLPALWFTDLTLPVLNKMLHNLDSIEISETDQKTLKTFQKERLLYISNHPTTKEPGIAYHAANIMGSRFHYMAAREVFEWAYGFVGDFIQSIGAYSVLAGAPDRESLKASREILASPGGKLALFPEGEPTSGMNDTLLPFQPGVAQLGFWGLEDALKKEPNAKIWILPTFVKYRMTGSINSMQKDIDQTISKMEQKLGIEKTGKDIVHRFLSVGKRMIEREEKEYGVPVDENRADDFDYRLGRMRHAMLDNIARKANIPKWDNDANAIEKLRRILSVLEMVSVGMPDPKGELPSLEMATWARKAATKAYDFITIQTAYIKELPSAERLYEFLYRYENELFGEFKPRSHKAVVRFGTPFTINEYFSSYKEDKKKTIDSITERLRKELQTMLVEEKSKSNPLFPSQYIF, from the coding sequence ATGTCAATCAAATCCTTCATTCCCGCAAAGTTCAATCTTCCTGCTCTATGGTTTACGGATCTGACTCTTCCCGTTCTTAACAAAATGCTCCATAATCTTGATTCCATTGAGATTTCCGAAACAGACCAAAAAACTTTAAAGACCTTCCAAAAAGAACGTCTCCTTTATATTTCCAATCATCCCACAACCAAAGAACCTGGAATTGCCTATCACGCAGCAAACATTATGGGTTCTAGGTTTCATTATATGGCCGCAAGAGAAGTGTTTGAATGGGCTTATGGATTTGTAGGTGACTTTATCCAATCCATCGGAGCCTACTCCGTGTTAGCTGGTGCGCCTGATCGTGAATCCTTAAAAGCATCAAGGGAAATTCTTGCCTCTCCCGGTGGTAAACTTGCCCTATTCCCAGAAGGAGAACCCACTAGTGGTATGAACGATACCCTACTTCCCTTCCAACCAGGTGTGGCCCAACTCGGATTTTGGGGACTGGAGGATGCACTTAAAAAAGAGCCAAATGCAAAAATTTGGATTTTGCCCACTTTTGTTAAGTACAGAATGACCGGTTCCATAAACTCCATGCAAAAAGACATAGACCAAACCATCAGCAAAATGGAACAGAAGTTAGGGATTGAAAAAACTGGCAAAGACATAGTCCATCGTTTTTTGTCGGTGGGAAAACGAATGATTGAAAGGGAAGAAAAAGAGTATGGAGTCCCTGTCGATGAAAACAGAGCCGATGATTTTGACTACCGATTGGGACGGATGCGTCATGCTATGCTCGACAATATTGCAAGAAAAGCCAATATCCCCAAATGGGATAATGATGCCAATGCCATCGAAAAACTAAGAAGGATCTTAAGTGTTCTTGAAATGGTTTCTGTGGGTATGCCCGATCCCAAAGGAGAACTTCCTAGTTTAGAAATGGCAACTTGGGCAAGAAAAGCGGCAACCAAAGCTTATGACTTTATCACTATCCAAACCGCCTATATCAAAGAATTACCCAGTGCAGAACGGCTCTATGAGTTTTTATATCGCTATGAAAACGAACTTTTTGGAGAATTTAAACCTCGCTCTCACAAAGCAGTTGTTAGATTCGGAACACCATTCACGATCAATGAGTATTTTAGTTCTTATAAAGAAGATAAAAAGAAAACGATAGATTCCATTACAGAACGTCTAAGAAAAGAGTTACAGACAATGCTTGTGGAAGAAAAATCCAAATCCAATCCCCTATTCCCGAGCCAATATATTTTTTGA
- the lmtA gene encoding lipid A Kdo2 1-phosphate O-methyltransferase: protein MALIEELNQQGNFLFRWRSYIPGVILFLSLLYLPYVPYFQGNYESNLYWLSGAFLVSFAGLFVRCFTIGYTPKNTSGRNTKQQVADVVNQSGIYSLVRHPLYVGNFLMYLGPVFILRDFAFALVYIMFFYLYYERIIFAEEYFLRGKFGEGYLKWADKTPAFIPRLSGYIKPNLDFSFRNIWKREYPSLFGIIVVFTVFDLIQVYFQEPALRAVDITGIWKPFHTWFFGFGLIFYVVTRLIVKTTKLLEVEGR, encoded by the coding sequence ATGGCACTTATAGAAGAACTCAACCAACAAGGCAATTTCCTCTTCCGATGGCGCTCCTACATCCCAGGAGTCATTTTGTTTCTTTCCTTACTGTATCTACCGTATGTCCCTTATTTCCAAGGGAACTACGAGTCCAATTTGTATTGGTTATCTGGTGCATTTTTAGTCAGTTTTGCGGGACTTTTTGTTAGATGTTTTACGATCGGATACACTCCTAAAAATACGTCAGGTAGAAATACAAAACAACAAGTGGCTGATGTTGTAAACCAATCAGGTATTTATTCGTTAGTCAGACACCCGTTATATGTAGGGAATTTTCTTATGTATCTTGGCCCGGTTTTTATCCTTAGGGATTTTGCCTTTGCTCTCGTATACATTATGTTTTTTTATTTGTATTACGAACGTATTATTTTTGCAGAAGAATATTTCCTTCGTGGTAAATTTGGAGAAGGATATTTAAAATGGGCGGATAAAACTCCAGCCTTCATTCCTCGTTTGTCTGGTTATATCAAACCAAACTTAGATTTTTCATTTCGCAATATTTGGAAACGTGAATACCCAAGTTTGTTTGGAATCATTGTTGTGTTCACTGTTTTTGATTTGATCCAAGTTTATTTCCAAGAACCGGCACTTCGTGCAGTAGACATCACTGGAATTTGGAAACCATTCCATACTTGGTTTTTTGGATTTGGACTTATTTTTTATGTTGTCACACGTCTGATTGTAAAGACCACCAAACTTCTCGAAGTCGAAGGTAGATAG
- a CDS encoding TIGR01777 family oxidoreductase produces MKIGILGGTGLIGKSFIKTASLKGHRFRVFSRQNSLPAELSSFPELEFVSCILPQTADLEGLDAIVNLVGEPIAGVRWTEERKRLIQTSRIDFTRGLVARVLDLKSPPKVFVNASAVGYYGMSEEHHLPYNENTAPGNDFLAKICVDWENQILPLQSTGIRSLVLRTGIVLTPEGGALEKMIPPFLLGVGGSIASGKQGMSWIHIADFISAMLHLMQLDSASGAFNLVSPQPVSNEEFSKSLAKSLHRPNFFKVPSFAIQALYGEGAVVVTKGQYVLPERLLSSGYEFQFQNLEKALANLLEKQ; encoded by the coding sequence ATGAAAATTGGGATTTTAGGTGGCACTGGCCTGATTGGTAAGTCCTTTATAAAAACTGCCTCTCTGAAAGGACACAGGTTTCGTGTTTTCTCAAGACAGAATTCGTTACCTGCTGAATTATCTTCTTTCCCTGAATTAGAATTTGTTTCTTGTATTCTCCCACAAACTGCAGACTTAGAAGGTTTAGATGCCATTGTAAATTTAGTTGGCGAACCAATTGCGGGCGTTAGGTGGACGGAAGAACGGAAACGACTCATTCAGACTTCCCGTATTGATTTTACACGGGGGCTTGTGGCACGTGTTTTGGATTTAAAATCTCCACCAAAAGTTTTTGTGAATGCAAGTGCCGTTGGTTATTATGGAATGTCAGAAGAACATCATCTTCCTTATAACGAAAATACTGCTCCAGGAAATGACTTCCTTGCCAAAATTTGTGTGGATTGGGAAAACCAAATCCTTCCTTTGCAATCAACAGGAATTCGATCTCTCGTCCTAAGAACAGGAATTGTTTTAACTCCCGAAGGTGGAGCCTTAGAAAAAATGATTCCTCCTTTTTTATTAGGTGTTGGTGGATCGATTGCTTCTGGAAAACAAGGAATGAGTTGGATTCATATAGCAGACTTTATTTCCGCTATGTTACACTTAATGCAGTTGGATTCAGCCTCTGGCGCTTTTAATTTAGTTTCTCCCCAACCAGTCAGTAACGAAGAGTTTTCTAAATCTTTGGCCAAATCTTTGCACAGACCCAATTTTTTCAAAGTTCCTTCCTTCGCCATACAGGCGCTCTATGGAGAAGGAGCTGTAGTAGTGACAAAGGGACAATATGTGCTTCCGGAACGGTTGCTTTCTAGCGGATATGAGTTTCAGTTTCAAAATTTAGAAAAGGCACTTGCAAATCTTTTAGAAAAACAGTGA
- a CDS encoding c-type cytochrome, translated as MNSKKVLVSLFALSFAFVMVACGDSKPKEETPAAVESSASADPDLAKGEELYLQNCSSCHGEKGAGDGAAAAALNPKPRNYKSPASEWKNGNTAAGVTKTLKEGIKGSPMVAYGHLGDDNIRILAKYVEHLSKN; from the coding sequence ATGAACTCAAAAAAAGTCCTAGTCTCTCTCTTCGCACTCTCCTTCGCATTCGTGATGGTAGCTTGTGGCGATTCCAAACCAAAAGAAGAAACACCTGCTGCTGTTGAATCTAGCGCGAGTGCCGATCCTGATCTTGCAAAAGGGGAAGAACTTTACCTACAAAACTGCTCTTCTTGCCACGGTGAAAAAGGTGCTGGTGACGGAGCTGCTGCTGCTGCCCTCAATCCAAAACCAAGAAACTACAAATCTCCTGCTTCTGAATGGAAAAACGGAAATACTGCTGCTGGTGTGACTAAAACTTTGAAAGAAGGAATCAAAGGATCTCCCATGGTTGCTTACGGACATTTGGGTGATGATAACATTCGCATCCTTGCAAAATACGTAGAACACCTTTCTAAAAATTAA
- a CDS encoding STAS domain-containing protein, whose protein sequence is MMEEFKIRLGFENGGNLPVIHISGEITSEAEEEIVESYESIPADKRNRVILNFSETSYINSAGIATLISLITKSSENQGKIEFAGLNTHFRKVMDIVGLTDFVLIHDSLNSALTQV, encoded by the coding sequence ATGATGGAAGAGTTTAAGATTCGGTTGGGATTTGAAAACGGGGGAAATTTACCCGTAATTCATATATCTGGCGAAATCACATCCGAAGCTGAAGAGGAAATCGTAGAATCTTACGAATCCATCCCGGCAGATAAACGAAATCGTGTCATTTTGAACTTTTCGGAAACATCATACATCAACTCTGCCGGAATTGCGACTCTTATCAGTCTCATTACAAAATCATCAGAGAATCAGGGTAAAATTGAATTTGCAGGACTCAATACTCACTTTAGAAAAGTGATGGATATTGTTGGTCTGACTGATTTTGTCCTCATTCACGATTCTCTGAATTCTGCGCTCACCCAAGTCTAA
- a CDS encoding citrate/2-methylcitrate synthase: protein MSEVEIHVKGKTYKLPVIVGTDGKEGIDLTDFYRKTGLVTVDPGLFNTALGLSKVSRRDPEKGELTYRGYDLKELAYQSTFVETSFLLIYGNLPTKQELNDFSGRLSKHSMIHEDMLNLFDGFPGVANPLAVLSVMVTSLSSYYLEDYEEKLDMGVDLIARLLAKIRTIAAFTYKHAVGHPFVYPLDKNPYCTNFLYMMHKMPADNYTVPEEFDRILNQMWILHADHEQNVSNTAVQVVGSTQANLFASISAGIMAQWGAREGGRPTAAIGLIEDILKTKTPVKDYFERFKRGGLNIQTNGFGQKAYDVVSPRAKVAREIIREFYKGRKLSAVEDIALQIDEVVWNDSYFMENLLYPNLEYYSGLVFHTLGIPKNMFSVMQVIGRLPGWLAHWREQRVKGDFSKVRPKQIYVGENQRKYIPVQNRL from the coding sequence ATGAGTGAAGTGGAAATCCACGTCAAGGGCAAAACATATAAATTACCGGTCATTGTTGGTACCGATGGAAAAGAAGGAATCGACCTAACCGATTTTTATAGAAAAACGGGCCTAGTCACTGTTGATCCAGGTTTGTTTAATACAGCTCTTGGATTGTCTAAAGTATCAAGACGTGATCCAGAAAAAGGGGAGCTAACCTATCGCGGTTATGACCTAAAAGAACTCGCATACCAATCCACATTTGTGGAAACTTCGTTTTTATTAATTTACGGGAACCTCCCCACAAAACAAGAGTTAAATGACTTTTCCGGTCGACTTTCTAAACACTCTATGATCCACGAAGATATGTTAAATCTCTTCGACGGATTTCCTGGTGTTGCCAATCCATTGGCAGTTTTATCTGTAATGGTTACTTCACTTTCTAGTTATTATTTAGAAGACTACGAAGAAAAATTAGATATGGGTGTGGACTTAATTGCAAGGTTACTTGCAAAAATTCGCACCATTGCCGCTTTCACATACAAACATGCAGTGGGTCATCCTTTCGTATATCCTTTGGATAAAAATCCATATTGTACAAACTTTCTTTATATGATGCATAAAATGCCTGCGGACAATTATACAGTTCCGGAAGAGTTTGATCGTATTTTAAACCAAATGTGGATTTTACATGCGGATCACGAACAAAACGTATCCAACACTGCAGTCCAAGTGGTAGGTTCTACTCAAGCCAATTTATTTGCCTCTATCTCTGCAGGGATTATGGCACAATGGGGAGCACGAGAGGGCGGACGTCCTACAGCAGCCATTGGTCTAATTGAAGACATTTTAAAAACTAAAACACCTGTTAAAGATTATTTCGAAAGATTCAAACGCGGTGGTTTGAATATCCAAACTAATGGTTTTGGACAAAAGGCTTATGATGTAGTGAGTCCACGTGCTAAGGTCGCTCGTGAAATCATTCGTGAATTCTACAAAGGTAGAAAGTTGTCTGCTGTGGAAGACATTGCGCTACAAATAGACGAAGTGGTTTGGAACGATTCCTACTTTATGGAGAATCTTCTTTATCCTAATTTAGAATACTACTCTGGTCTCGTATTTCACACATTGGGAATTCCTAAGAATATGTTCTCAGTGATGCAGGTCATTGGCAGACTTCCAGGTTGGCTTGCTCATTGGAGAGAACAAAGAGTGAAGGGAGACTTCTCAAAAGTTCGTCCAAAACAGATATATGTGGGTGAAAATCAAAGAAAGTACATTCCTGTTCAGAACCGTCTCTAG